In the genome of Streptomyces lydicus, the window GGCGTCCCGGAACTCCCCGTCGATGTAGTTGCGCAGACGACGCAGTGCGGTGGTCACTGTGCGCCCCCTTCAGTCAGATATCCGGTGATGTGGCTCCACCCTAGCCATGGGACCCACGTTTTCGACACACCCGCCACTCAGGAACAACGGAATCAGTGAAATTTAGATCGCGACACGACTAATTTCATCGTCCGGGGGTTGCACGACAGACGAGGCTCGTGCACAGTGAACGACGTGGCGGCCTCTCGAAACAGTCCTGACAGAACCGGAACCCCGTCGATCGACTCCGTCTCCCTGGCGATCATCGAGCAGCTCCAGGAGGACGGGCGCCGTCCGTACGCCGCGATCGGCAAGGCCGTCGGCCTGTCCGAAGCGGCGGTACGCCAGCGCGTACAGAAACTGCTCGACCAAGGCGTGATGCAGATCGTCGCGGTCACCGACCCCCTCACGGTCGGTTTCCGCCGGCAGGCAATGGTCGGCATCAACGTCGAAGGTGACCTCGACCCCGTGGCCGATGCCCTGACGACCATGGAAGAGGTCGAGTACGTCGTCATGACGGCAGGCTCCTTCGATCTCCTCATCGAGATCGTCTGCGAGGACGACGACCACCTTCTGGAAATGATCAACAAGCGGATCCGCACGCTTCCCGGCGTCCGATCCACCGAGAGCTTCGTGTACCTCAAGCTCCGGAAGCAGACCTACACCTGGGGAACGAGATAACGATGAGCGGCGACCTCTCCAAGACGGCCTACGACCACCTGTGGATGCACTTCACCCGCATGTCGTCGTACGAGAATGCCCCCGTGCCCACGATCGTGCGCGGTGAGGGCACCAACATCTACGACGACAAGGGCAAGCGCTACATCGACGGCCTGGCCGGCCTGTTCGTGGTCAACGCCGGACACGGCCGGGTCGAGCTCGCCGAGACCGCCTACAAGCAGGCGCAGGAGCTGGCCTTCTTCCCCGTGTGGTCCTACGCCCACCCCAAGGCCGTCGAGCTTGCCGAGCGCCTGGCCCACGAGGCCCCCGGCGACCTCAACAAGGTCTTCTTCACCACCGGTGGCGGCGAGGCCGTCGAGACCGCCTGGAAGCTGGCCAAGCAGTACTTCAAGCTCGTCGGCAAGCCGATGAAGCACAAGGTCATATCCCGGGCCGTCGCCTACCACGGCACCCCGCAGGGCGCCCTGTCCATCACCGGTCTGCCCGGCCTCAAGGCCCCCTTCGAGCCGCTGGTCCCCGGCGCGCACAAGGTGTCGAACACCAACATCTACCGCGCCCCGATCCACGGCGACGACCCCGAGGCCTTCGGCCGCTGGGCCGCCGACCAGATCGAGCAGCAGATCCTCTTCGAGGGCCCCGAGACCGTCGCCGCGGTCTTCCTGGAGCCGGTGCAGAATGCCGGCGGCTGCTTCCCGCCGCCCCCCGGCTACTTCCAGCGGGTCCGCGAGATCTGCGACCAGTACGACGTCCTGCTCGTCTCCGACGAGGTCATCTGCGCCTTCGGCCGCCTCGGCACGACGTTCGCCTGTGACAAGTTCGGCTACGTCCCGGACATGATCACCTGTGCCAAGGGCATGACCTCGGGCTACTCCCCGATCGGCGCCTGCATCATCTCCGACCGCCTGGCCGAGCCGTTCTACCGGGGCGACAACACCTTCCTGCACGGCTACACCTTCGGCGGCCACCCGGTCTCCGCGGCAGTCGGCGTCGCCAACCTCGACATCTTCGAGCGCGAGGGCCTCAACCAGCACGTCCTCGACAACGAGGGCAACTTCCTGAGCACCCTGCAGAAGCTGCACGACCTGCCGATCGTCGGCGACGTCCGCGGCAACGGCTTCTTCTACGGCATCGAGCTGGTCAAGGACAAGGTCACCAAGGAGTCCTTCAACGAGGAGGAGACCGAGCGCGTCCTGTACGGCTTCCTCTCCAAGGCGCTGTACGACAACGGTCTTTACTGCCGCGCCGACGACCGCGGCGACCCGGTCATCCAGCTCGCCCCGCCGCTGATCGCCGACCAGCCGGTGTTCGACGAGATCGAGCAGATCCTGCGCACGGTCCTCACCGAGGCCTGGGCCAAGCTCTGACCCTCGCGTCACCTCCTGGTGCACTCATCCACAACTGAACATCCAGCGGCTCAGATTCACTCACTTCAAGCCATACGAGTGAATCTGGGCCGTTGTGCTGCCAAGCGACGAATACCGGGGGTCACCAGTACTTACCGTGCTAGGGACCGATACCCTCCATGGTCGTTCACCCGGTCGGGGGAACGATTCGACGCCTACAACAAGAGGTGCGCAGATGGTGGCCCCGCCTGACAACGACGTTCTCTGGGCCCGCGGCCTGCACCACACGCACGGCGGCACCTCGGCCCTCGCCGGAGTCTCCGTCGGCGTCCGCGAAGGCGAGATCCTCGCCGTCACCGGCCCGCGCGGCAGCGGCAAGACCACCCTTCTGAAATGTCTCTCCGGTCAACTCGTCCCGTCCGAGGGCGAGGTCTGGTTCAACAGCGCCCCCGTGCACACCCTCTCCTCCCCCAGCCGCGAACGGCTGCGTCTGGACCGGTTCGGCTGGATCGACACCGAACCGCATCTCGTCCCCGAACTCACCGCCTGGGAGAACGCCGCCCTCCCCCTCCTCCTCCGCGGCACCGGCACCCGGTCCGCCAAACACACCGCCGTGGAATGGCTGGACCGCCTCGACGTCGGCATGTGCGCGAACCGCCGTCCCGCGCGGCTCGACCAGTCCCAGCGCCAGCGGATCGCCATCGCCCGGGCACTCGCCACCACCCCCCAGGTGCTGTTCGCCGACGAGCCGACCGCCCCCCTGCACCGCTCCGACGGCACCCAGGTGCTGCGCACCCTGACCACCGCGGCCCGCTCGCACCAGATCACCGTCGTCCTGGCGACCCACGACCCCGAGGCCGCCACGCTCGCCGACCGGTCCCTGGCACTCCTCGACGGCCGCCAGTCCGGCGCCACGGCCGAGGCCGCCGGTTCCTCCGATGAGGAAAGCAGGGCAGCGTGCTCGCTCTCCGTCTAGCCCGCGGCTCTCACCCCCTCGTCCTGCTGCGCCGCCTGTGCGTCGCCGTCGCGGCGGCCGGCACCGGCTTCCTGCTGCTCTCCACCGTCGGCCACGCCGCCGGCCACCCGTCCGCGGCCGACGAGTCACTGGTACGCCTGCTGTGGTGCACGGCCCCGCTCGCCGCCACGGCCCAGTTCGCGGTCTCCACGGCCCGCACGGATCCCGCCGCCCGTCTCCAGCGCGGTATGACCGCCGCCGGCCTGGGCCCGCTCCGCCTCACCCTGCTCGCCACCGCCTCCACCACGCTGACCTGTGTGCTCGGTGTCCTCGCCGCACTGCTCGCCTTCCTCCGTCTCCGCGGCGACCTCGGCGGCCCGACCGCCGTCCCTCTCTTCGACGCCGACCTGCTCGGCGCCGGCCATCCGGTACCGCTCGTCGGCGCCCTCATGCTGCTGGCCACCGTTCCGCTGACCGCCGCGGCGGCCACGGCCGTCGCCCTGCGCCCCCGCCACGAGGCCGGCGCCCCCGAGGACGGAAGCCGCCCCACGATCGCCCCGCCCTCCGGTCTCCCGTGGGGCATCGCCCTGGCCGCGGCCGGCCTGGCGATCGAGGCGTACACCAGCCGCGCTCCCGGCGCCCACGGCGGGCTGCTGCCGCTCCCCGGCCGGCTGATCGGCAGCCCGCCGGGAGTCCTGGCCGGCTGGGCGCTGTCGGCCTTCGGCCTGGTGCTGGCCGGACCCGGGCTGGTGCATCTGTGCGGCCGGCTGCTCTGCGCCGGCCGGCCCGGCGCACTGCGTCTGCTGTCCGGGCGGGTACTGCAGGAGGAGTCGCACCGCCTCGGGCGTCCGCTCGGCGTCCTGTGCGCGGTCGGCTCCGCCGCGTACGCCGCGGTGAAGGTGTACGAAGCCTCGTCCTCCCGTCCTTTCGGGCCGCTCACCGCCGTCGGCGCGGCGGTCGTCCTCGCCTGTGTCACCGCCAGCGCGCTCACCGCCGCAGTGGAATCCCACTCGGCCCGAGCCCACACCACGGCCGCCCTCCGCCGCCTGGGCGCCTCCGCCTCCGTCCTCTACCGGGCAGCGGCCCTGCGCGCCCTGGCGCTGGTGACCGTCCTGGCTCCGCTGACCTGGACCGTCGCGGAGATGGCCACGCTTCCGCTCGTGCACTGAGGGGGCGGGCGGACCGCGGAAGACCGGCGCGCCGAGGGTGCGACGGCTCCCGCCCCGCCT includes:
- a CDS encoding Lrp/AsnC family transcriptional regulator: MNDVAASRNSPDRTGTPSIDSVSLAIIEQLQEDGRRPYAAIGKAVGLSEAAVRQRVQKLLDQGVMQIVAVTDPLTVGFRRQAMVGINVEGDLDPVADALTTMEEVEYVVMTAGSFDLLIEIVCEDDDHLLEMINKRIRTLPGVRSTESFVYLKLRKQTYTWGTR
- a CDS encoding aspartate aminotransferase family protein, which codes for MSGDLSKTAYDHLWMHFTRMSSYENAPVPTIVRGEGTNIYDDKGKRYIDGLAGLFVVNAGHGRVELAETAYKQAQELAFFPVWSYAHPKAVELAERLAHEAPGDLNKVFFTTGGGEAVETAWKLAKQYFKLVGKPMKHKVISRAVAYHGTPQGALSITGLPGLKAPFEPLVPGAHKVSNTNIYRAPIHGDDPEAFGRWAADQIEQQILFEGPETVAAVFLEPVQNAGGCFPPPPGYFQRVREICDQYDVLLVSDEVICAFGRLGTTFACDKFGYVPDMITCAKGMTSGYSPIGACIISDRLAEPFYRGDNTFLHGYTFGGHPVSAAVGVANLDIFEREGLNQHVLDNEGNFLSTLQKLHDLPIVGDVRGNGFFYGIELVKDKVTKESFNEEETERVLYGFLSKALYDNGLYCRADDRGDPVIQLAPPLIADQPVFDEIEQILRTVLTEAWAKL
- a CDS encoding ABC transporter ATP-binding protein produces the protein MVAPPDNDVLWARGLHHTHGGTSALAGVSVGVREGEILAVTGPRGSGKTTLLKCLSGQLVPSEGEVWFNSAPVHTLSSPSRERLRLDRFGWIDTEPHLVPELTAWENAALPLLLRGTGTRSAKHTAVEWLDRLDVGMCANRRPARLDQSQRQRIAIARALATTPQVLFADEPTAPLHRSDGTQVLRTLTTAARSHQITVVLATHDPEAATLADRSLALLDGRQSGATAEAAGSSDEESRAACSLSV